The nucleotide sequence TATAactaattttaattataattatttctgaaaaaaaaaaaaaaggtatcCAGCAAAAGCTTTTCCAGGTGATACATTTTGTTATTTTACTGGAATGGCTTTTTCAGCTGTTGCAATTCAAGGtcatttttcaaaaactttaattttattttttttacctcaaatttttaatttcattttaagTTGTCCTCAATTATTTGGATTAGTAAAATGTCCAAGACATAGATTACCATCGTGAgatatttttttttgatttcaaaaaagatcatttcccacaaaagaaaaaagttCTAATAAATATCTTTTATATATAGTTATGAcgaaaaaacaaatttattaaatccttcaaaagttttatttgattcttcaccacctaaaaaaacaataattgttttaaaattattatcaattttaaaattagtTAAATTAGAatatgatgttgatgataataataataaagaatatattaaatcttcaacaaatttaactattttgaattttttattaattcattttggacctttaaaagaagataaattatgTATTCTTATGGGATTAATTCAAGTTTTAGGAAGTTTAATTGCTTTTATAATTAGATATGGAGTTGGAAGTTGGTTTTATGGTGgtgaaagaaggtaaaatgaaattgattattatgGTGTATGCATAATATTCAGTCTTTATCTACCAATTCTGATTGAACGTATCAACAAGTATTGAAATCATATTTTTTCGTTGTTGGATACCAcaatatatcatctttaattATCATCTCAAGATAAACGCAGATGATatataaattcaacttgaattaCTCTATCGTTCAAATTGCATTCCCCATCCACCATTATCttgtttttcaaatttaaaattatcaGTTGATAAACCGAAATTACTTAAAAGTGAATTACccatttcttttaatttacccatcatttcatccatttgttctttttctttaatttcaatttgactcgataaatttgataatgatttttttacaaaaggtaaaattgttgatgatttaggtaaaataGTTTGTAATAATGTATAAtctaattaaaaaaaaaaaacaataattattaattaaaataaatactttatcaacttgtaaaaaaatcaaaagagattttttaccttctttagcaGATAATAATGCTGTTAAATCTCCTATTCTCTCATTTGATGTAGCTCTTCTATGTAATCCTTTTACATATTTTGGATCAATTTTTAAAGCTACAATATAAAAGTATCAGTATGAAATATGTATAAGATTCCGACATTGATTGAGTTGTTAAAAGCTTGCTTACCTTCTGTACAAGCTTCTACAGCCTtcttatcatctttctAAAAAAGTATTACAAGTCAATTTAGCgaaatattaaatttgtttattgaaaaatcaaagttaAACAGACAATAGCAATATAACAAGCTGCTAAATTACCCCAAACAGCTTTAgttaattctttaatttctaaTTGTATATTAATTCTAtcagattcttcttgattggAATTATTAagtttatttgaattttcttgaattttaaaagcttcttcatcagttacttcttctattcCACTATTGGatattttcactttttcttcttgttcttttattatttccttttgatCAAGTTCAGGAGTAGGTggtaaatgatttatagcttttaaataaaattcaatagctttttcataatttggtggtttatttttaaataattcattaccattttcttttaattttttgGCTTTAAAAAGTAAATCCTACAAACGAAATATATATTAGATAAAAACGAAAACTCCTTTTAACATGATAATTTTGGACTTTTTTAGATTTcatgaaaataaaaaaaagggaaactcacttttagctcatcattattaaatttagcttcttctggttcaattatatcttcttcagcatctTCCCAAATAtctatttcatcatctgaattttcattatttaaatttaaagattgattatattcatctttcgAAGTTacattatctttatcattgCTTTTAGATGATTTCGAACTTTCACCATGATTTTCTCCCcattgatgaaatgtttCTTTAGCCCATGAAGGAGGTTCAAATTTCCTTGCATCGAAAGTAGGTAAATCGTCAAAAGTAGGTTCTGAAATGTTTGacatgatcaaattgatttacttttgatttgttgaaaagTATTATAAGGTATTTGTCAATTTGGAATATCGATTACTTGAAGATTAAGCGGAAAGAATTAACGATGTTGCAGGAAGATAGTTGGAAGTTGagagtatatatatatattcatcaCTTCAGTTTTAGGTTAACATATTGATCGAATGATTTACGACTTCTCTTCAAACCGCAAACAacaacctccactttgtATATCTGgttgattgaaattaagCCAAAATTCAGTAACGTTTTTGCCTGTTTAACCAAAGAATCTCGTGTTGTGAAATCTCAAAGAACTGTACTATAATATGCATAGTCTGAATACTACAAAAAGACCTTGTCACTCTGTTTTCCACTTCTCACACACCCCGCCTTGATACAGCGAAATCCGTACAAGTGGCCATAGCGACTTCAAACCTATAACGAAGCCCTAATAAATCCTTCTAAACCTCCATTAACCCATAATTCTTGTACACTTCTTCCAACTTTAGCAGCTGGGTAaactttttcaccttcttcacccaTTTTGACTGTTACTTGACCTCGTCTAGTATCAACTTTAATTGTCCATTCATTAGGTACAACAGTTAATTCACCATCTTTTGAACCTTTACCTCTTATTCCATCTTTTGCAAATTTTTCAGTCATATCTTTAATTAAACTTGGAGATTCAACTAAAATTAATCCATTATTTATGGAGtttcttttaaaaataTCACCAAAAGATCCACAAATTACTAAAGGTATTCCTGCATTTTTAATTGCAGTTGCAGCTTGTTCTCTTGAAGATCCAGTTCCGAAATTATATCctgataataaaattgcACCTGGTTTAGTGTCCGATTTCGCAGATCcggaaggagaagaagaaggtgaagtcGATCGAAGATCTCTTGCTATAGCAGCGAATTTAGGATCATAGTTTTCTGTAAAATTCGAATTAGCTTTAGCTAAAATCATTGACATGTTTCATATTCAAACTCACCCATTACCACTTCGGCTTGTCTTTCAGGTGtaatatcatcttgataaGTATATTTACCAGGGTACATACCATCCGTGGTCAAATTATCTTGAGGAGCGAAAAGTAATGGTCCTTCAAAGTATGCTGGGAAACCATCGAGTAAAGGTTCAAGGGAAGCTTCGTCAACTTCGATCGGCGCAGCAGAATCAGAACTTTCTTCTATTATGGATATTCTGggttgatcaaattgaggTAAAGCGTTGAAATCTAAAGAATCAGGTCCACAGATATATCCTTTTGCTGCTGATGCAGCTACAACAGCTGGAGAAGCCAAATAAGCAATTGCTTCTGGCGATCCCATTCGTCCTTTATAATTTCGATTCGTAGCACTTATTCCGacttctcctttttctaATAACCCTACACCCAATCCTATACATGGTCCACAACCTGCTGGAAGAGTTTTCGCACCTGCATCTACTAAAGCTTGCCAATCACCTGATGATTCTGCATCTTCTTGCACTCTACTTGAAGCAGCAGCAATGTAAAATTCTACTCCATTTGCTATTTTCTTCCCTCGAAGTACGTCAGCAGCGGCAGCTATATCCGATGCACGAGAATTGGTACATGATACAAGGTAGgctttgttgattttgatgttCTCAGAAGCAAGTTTAGGTAAGGCAGTAGCTACTTTCACTGAATTTGGCCCAGATACGTAAGGAACTAAGGTTGATAGGTCTAAAGATAATTTGGATGCGTAGTGTGCTCCCTCGTCGGCGGTAGGTCGATTCGTTATGGCATCTTCCAAGCGAGAGGGATTAAGTCGAGGATGAGGGGAGGTAGAGTTGACAGGATCAGAAGGTTCAGGTATAGGTGCCATACTTGATGTAGAAGGCTGAGACAGGAATCTTCGAAGttcattcttcttgaatatGTTATTGTACCattcttccaatttatTATCTATTGGGAAAACACCAGCTACTGCTCCCCACTCAGTTGTCATATTTGCTATTGTCAATCTTTCGTCGATTGACAAGTGCTGTATACCATCTCCAGTGAATTCTATAGCGGCGTTCAGAACTTCATCATTGTTGAATAAACCAGCTAAAGCGACGATAACGTCTTTTCCCGTGACACCTGGTGAAAGCTTTCCATCGAGAGACACAGAGACTACCCTTGGGATTTGCCACCAGAATTTACCCGTTGCCCATATACCTCTGCCGGAAGAACCCATTTACATCAGCATTATTTGACGGATTTGAGGGTCTGTATGACCAGACTAGGTGATTCACTCACGCAGCATCAGTTCTTACTATTGCAGTACCTAGACATCCTACACCACCATAATGGTTTGAATGACTATCTGAAGCGACTACCATTCGTCCTGGGAACGcatatccttcttcaactatAATTTGATGTCCAATACCTCTTCCTGCGGGATAAAAATCAACGTTATATTGCTTAGCAAAAGCTTCAATTTTCTTatatttattttgatttgtttcgGATTTATTTTGTACATCATGATCTAGAGTGAATACTGGTTGACGAGGATTATCAAGTTTTGAACATGATAAGGAAAGAAACTTGGATATGACTGGCCCTGTATTATCATGAGTCATTCTATACATATTCAAGAGATTAGATTAGCTTAGATTCCTTACACACCTTCATACAAGCGCGGATAGACGAATTGAAGACAGTCTATACAATCTTTCCTCATTGCATTTTTAAAGTTGCATTTGGTTCAGGAAGAAGCCCACTTACACATGTTCAGGCTTAATCATTACATAGTCACCAGCTCTAACTTTTGTACCTTGAGGTAAATCCACTGCATATTTCTGTACAATCTTTTCAATGACAGTCTGAGGATTAGATACAGTGGCGTAAAATCGTCCACTCTGTCGAGCATGTATAAATGCTAATTTTTGATGAGCACCCAGACGGGTCAGTCGTGGTAGCAGGACCATCT is from Kwoniella pini CBS 10737 chromosome 1, complete sequence and encodes:
- a CDS encoding homoaconitase, mitochondrial — protein: MVLLPRLTRLGAHQKLAFIHARQSGRFYATVSNPQTVIEKIVQKYAVDLPQGTKVRAGDYVMIKPEHVMTHDNTGPVISKFLSLSCSKLDNPRQPVFTLDHDVQNKSETNQNKYKKIEAFAKQYNVDFYPAGRGIGHQIIVEEGYAFPGRMVVASDSHSNHYGGVGCLGTAIVRTDAAGIWATGKFWWQIPRVVSVSLDGKLSPGVTGKDVIVALAGLFNNDEVLNAAIEFTGDGIQHLSIDERLTIANMTTEWGAVAGVFPIDNKLEEWYNNIFKKNELRRFLSQPSTSSMAPIPEPSDPVNSTSPHPRLNPSRLEDAITNRPTADEGAHYASKLSLDLSTLVPYVSGPNSVKVATALPKLASENIKINKAYLVSCTNSRASDIAAAADVLRGKKIANGVEFYIAAASSRVQEDAESSGDWQALVDAGAKTLPAGCGPCIGLGVGLLEKGEVGISATNRNYKGRMGSPEAIAYLASPAVVAASAAKGYICGPDSLDFNALPQFDQPRISIIEESSDSAAPIEVDEASLEPLLDGFPAYFEGPLLFAPQDNLTTDGMYPGKYTYQDDITPERQAEVVMENYDPKFAAIARDLRSTSPSSSPSGSAKSDTKPGAILLSGYNFGTGSSREQAATAIKNAGIPLVICGSFGDIFKRNSINNGLILVESPSLIKDMTEKFAKDGIRGKGSKDGELTVVPNEWTIKVDTRRGQVTVKMGEEGEKVYPAAKVGRSVQELWVNGGLEGFIRASL